In one Gossypium hirsutum isolate 1008001.06 chromosome D09, Gossypium_hirsutum_v2.1, whole genome shotgun sequence genomic region, the following are encoded:
- the LOC107889362 gene encoding protein DETOXIFICATION 54, with protein sequence MANDTDFSSHKFPSASEVVEEVKELWGMALPITAMNWLVFVRAVVSVLFLGRLGSLELAGGALSIGFTNITGYSVLVGLASGLEPVCSQAYGSKNWELLSLSLQRMIIILFLATIPISLLWVNLDNIMMFMGQDKDITAMAATYCMYSLPDLLTNTLLQPLRVYLRSQRVTKPMMWCSLVAVMFHLPLNYVLVMIMGLGVPGVAMASVVTNMNMVVLMVGYVRVSGRCEMRWTAGIGGVCGGVVPLLRLAVPSCLGICLEWWWYEIVTLMAGYLSNPTLAVAATGILIQTTSMMYTVPMALAGCVSARVGNELGAGKPYKAKLAAMVALGCAFVIGIINVAWTVILREKWAGLFTKDDLVKPLVATVLPIIGLCELGNCPQTTGCGILRGTARPAVGARINLGSFYFVGTPVAVGLAFLLNVGFSGLWFGLLSAQVACVVSILYAVLYTTDWEGEALKAKKLTTIEISPAFKKGYEKDEDEDEDESKGFLGKGNDKIEDIL encoded by the exons ATGGCAAATGACACAGATTTCTCTTCCCACAAATTCCCCTCTGCTTCCGAG GTTGTTGAAGAGGTTAAAGAGCTATGGGGCATGGCTTTGCCTATAACAGCCATGAACTGGCTGGTCTTTGTAAGAGCAGTGGTTTCGGTTCTGTTCTTAGGCAGACTAGGCAGCCTTGAGCTAGCCGGTGGAGCTCTCTCCATTGGGTTCACCAACATCACTGGTTACTCTGTGCTTGTTGGTCTTGCCTCAGGCCTTGAACCTGTGTGTAGCCAAGCCTATGGGAGCAAGAACTGGGAGTTGCTATCACTCTCTCTCCAACGCATGATCATAATCCTATTTCTTGCAACCATACCAATCAGCCTGTTATGGGTGAATCTTGACAACATTATGATGTTCATGGGACAAGACAAAGATATCACAGCAATGGCAGCAACTTACTGTATGTATTCTTTGCCGGATCTTTTAACAAACACTTTGTTACAGCCATTGAGGGTTTACTTAAGGTCACAGCGGGTGACAAAGCCTATGATGTGGTGCTCTTTGGTTGCTGTGATGTTCCACTTGCCGCTTAACTATGTGCTGGTGATGATAATGGGGCTGGGAGTACCAGGTGTGGCAATGGCGTCCGTGGTTACAAACATGAACATGGTGGTGCTGATGGTGGGGTACGTACGGGTTAGCGGACGGTGCGAGATGAGATGGACGGCTGGGATTGGGGGAGTGTGTGGTGGGGTGGTCCCACTTTTGAGATTGGCAGTGCCTAGTTGTCTTGGGATTTGCTTGGAATGGTGGTGGTATGAGATAGTGACTTTGATGGCTGGTTATCTGTCGAACCCAACACTCGCTGTGGCTGCTACTGGGATCCTGATTCAGACCACCAGCATGATGTATACTGTCCCCATGGCTCTTGCTGGCTGTGTCTCCGCCCGT GTAGGGAATGAACTTGGAGCCGGTAAGCCATATAAAGCCAAGCTAGCAGCCATGGTGGCATTGGGATGTGCCTTTGTGATTGGCATAATCAATGTGGCATGGACCGTGATCCTTAGGGAAAAATGGGCTGGTTTGTTCACCAAGGATGATCTGGTCAAACCTTTGGTTGCAACAGTCCTGCCAATTATCGGGCTGTGTGAGCTAGGTAATTGCCCCCAAACAACCGGGTGTGGCATCCTACGTGGCACGGCAAGGCCGGCGGTCGGTGCCCGCATTAACCTCGGCTCATTTTACTTTGTGGGCACCCCAGTGGCAGTGGGCCTAGCCTTTCTCCTAAACGTGGGGTTCTCTGGGCTATGGTTTGGACTGCTGTCTGCACAAGTCGCTTGTGTTGTGTCTATTCTGTATGCAGTGCTCTATACAACAGATTGGGAAGGTGAGGCATTGAAAGCTAAGAAGCTAACCACCATCGAAATTAGCCCCGCATTCAAGAAAGGATatgaaaaagatgaagatgaagatgaagatgaaagtAAAGGGTTTTTGGGCAAGGGAAATGATAAAATAGAAGACATATTGTGA
- the LOC107891375 gene encoding protein-tyrosine-phosphatase PTP1 isoform X2 produces MAAAANPRSVYSGSNPPHPNRFVFSADPPPKISLTSDQFNYCSEALKLFSQKLQMPDEINREFSHLQANRITPSEMMRRCTVGFNGANLDKNRYSDVIPFDTNRVVLNSCKDYRPAAKGYINASFVTTSSSENISKFIATQGPLPHTYEDFWEMVIQCHCPVIVMLTRLVDNYKTVKCGDYFQAENVPRQFGNICIDTKWIQETETSLLIRNLEVNSKESEDPPLSVLHIQYPEWPDHGVPTDTLAVREILKRVLQVPVNIGPILVHCSAGIGRTGTYCAIHNTVQRILIGDMSALDLANTISMFRSQRIGMVQTMDQYFFCYKAIVDELKELISDFSSEHSSKC; encoded by the exons ATGGCTGCCGCCGCTAATCCCCGCTCTGTCTACTCGGGTTCCAATCCTCCTCACCCCAACCGCTTTGTTTTCTCAGCCGATCCTCCTCCCAAAATCTCACTCACTTCCGATCAATTCAACTACTGCTCTGAGGCTCTCAAATTGTTCTCCCAAAAGCTCCAGATGCCCGACGAAATCAACCGTGAGTTCTCGCACTTACAG GCAAATAGGATTACACCTTCGGAGATGATGAGGAGATGCACAGTGGGTTTTAACGGTGCTAATTTGGACAAGAATCGATACTCTGATGTCATACCAT TCGACACGAACAGGGTAGTTCTTAATTCATGTAAAGATTACAGGCCAGCTGCAAAGGGTTATATCAATGCCAGCTTTGTCACG ACTTCTTCTTCTGAAAACATTTCTAAGTTTATAGCCACGCAAGGTCCATTACCTCACACCTACGAGGACTTCTGGGAGATGGTTATCCAATGCCATTGCCCTGTCATTGTGATGCTTACTCGGTTGGttgacaattataag ACAGTAAAATGTGGAGATTATTTTCAAGCAGAAAATGTTCCTAGACAATTTGGCAATATCTGTATTGATACTAAATGGATACAAGAAACAGAAACCTCATTATTGATACGCAACTTGGAAGTAAATTCTAAGGAG TCAGAGGACCCACCACTATCAGTTTTGCACATTCAATATCCTGAGTGGCCTGACCATGGAGTTCCCACTGACACTCTTGCTGTCCGTGAAATCTTGAAAAGAGTGTTACAAGTACCAGTAAATATTGGCCCAATACTGGTGCATTGCAG TGCAGGTATTGGGAGGACTGGAACATACTGTGCTATTCATAACACCGTCCAGAGAATCCTCATTGGGGACATGTCCGCATTAGACCTTGCTAATACCATATCTATGTTCAGGTCCCAGCGCATCGGAATGGTTCAAACCATG GACCAATATTTTTTCTGCTACAAAGCTATTGTTGATGAATTGAAAGAGCTCATCTCAGACTTCAGCAGTGAACACAGTTCAAAATG CTAG
- the LOC107891375 gene encoding protein-tyrosine-phosphatase PTP1 isoform X1, producing MAAAANPRSVYSGSNPPHPNRFVFSADPPPKISLTSDQFNYCSEALKLFSQKLQMPDEINREFSHLQANRITPSEMMRRCTVGFNGANLDKNRYSDVIPFDTNRVVLNSCKDYRPAAKGYINASFVTTSSSENISKFIATQGPLPHTYEDFWEMVIQCHCPVIVMLTRLVDNYKTVKCGDYFQAENVPRQFGNICIDTKWIQETETSLLIRNLEVNSKESEDPPLSVLHIQYPEWPDHGVPTDTLAVREILKRVLQVPVNIGPILVHCSAGIGRTGTYCAIHNTVQRILIGDMSALDLANTISMFRSQRIGMVQTMDQYFFCYKAIVDELKELISDFSSEHSSKWIPNRS from the exons ATGGCTGCCGCCGCTAATCCCCGCTCTGTCTACTCGGGTTCCAATCCTCCTCACCCCAACCGCTTTGTTTTCTCAGCCGATCCTCCTCCCAAAATCTCACTCACTTCCGATCAATTCAACTACTGCTCTGAGGCTCTCAAATTGTTCTCCCAAAAGCTCCAGATGCCCGACGAAATCAACCGTGAGTTCTCGCACTTACAG GCAAATAGGATTACACCTTCGGAGATGATGAGGAGATGCACAGTGGGTTTTAACGGTGCTAATTTGGACAAGAATCGATACTCTGATGTCATACCAT TCGACACGAACAGGGTAGTTCTTAATTCATGTAAAGATTACAGGCCAGCTGCAAAGGGTTATATCAATGCCAGCTTTGTCACG ACTTCTTCTTCTGAAAACATTTCTAAGTTTATAGCCACGCAAGGTCCATTACCTCACACCTACGAGGACTTCTGGGAGATGGTTATCCAATGCCATTGCCCTGTCATTGTGATGCTTACTCGGTTGGttgacaattataag ACAGTAAAATGTGGAGATTATTTTCAAGCAGAAAATGTTCCTAGACAATTTGGCAATATCTGTATTGATACTAAATGGATACAAGAAACAGAAACCTCATTATTGATACGCAACTTGGAAGTAAATTCTAAGGAG TCAGAGGACCCACCACTATCAGTTTTGCACATTCAATATCCTGAGTGGCCTGACCATGGAGTTCCCACTGACACTCTTGCTGTCCGTGAAATCTTGAAAAGAGTGTTACAAGTACCAGTAAATATTGGCCCAATACTGGTGCATTGCAG TGCAGGTATTGGGAGGACTGGAACATACTGTGCTATTCATAACACCGTCCAGAGAATCCTCATTGGGGACATGTCCGCATTAGACCTTGCTAATACCATATCTATGTTCAGGTCCCAGCGCATCGGAATGGTTCAAACCATG GACCAATATTTTTTCTGCTACAAAGCTATTGTTGATGAATTGAAAGAGCTCATCTCAGACTTCAGCAGTGAACACAGTTCAAAATG GATTCCCAACCGAAGCTGA
- the LOC107891375 gene encoding protein-tyrosine-phosphatase PTP1 isoform X4 — protein sequence MAAAANPRSVYSGSNPPHPNRFVFSADPPPKISLTSDQFNYCSEALKLFSQKLQMPDEINREFSHLQANRITPSEMMRRCTVGFNGANLDKNRYSDVIPFDTNRVVLNSCKDYRPAAKGYINASFVTTSSSENISKFIATQGPLPHTYEDFWEMVIQCHCPVIVMLTRLVDNYKSEDPPLSVLHIQYPEWPDHGVPTDTLAVREILKRVLQVPVNIGPILVHCSAGIGRTGTYCAIHNTVQRILIGDMSALDLANTISMFRSQRIGMVQTMDQYFFCYKAIVDELKELISDFSSEHSSKC from the exons ATGGCTGCCGCCGCTAATCCCCGCTCTGTCTACTCGGGTTCCAATCCTCCTCACCCCAACCGCTTTGTTTTCTCAGCCGATCCTCCTCCCAAAATCTCACTCACTTCCGATCAATTCAACTACTGCTCTGAGGCTCTCAAATTGTTCTCCCAAAAGCTCCAGATGCCCGACGAAATCAACCGTGAGTTCTCGCACTTACAG GCAAATAGGATTACACCTTCGGAGATGATGAGGAGATGCACAGTGGGTTTTAACGGTGCTAATTTGGACAAGAATCGATACTCTGATGTCATACCAT TCGACACGAACAGGGTAGTTCTTAATTCATGTAAAGATTACAGGCCAGCTGCAAAGGGTTATATCAATGCCAGCTTTGTCACG ACTTCTTCTTCTGAAAACATTTCTAAGTTTATAGCCACGCAAGGTCCATTACCTCACACCTACGAGGACTTCTGGGAGATGGTTATCCAATGCCATTGCCCTGTCATTGTGATGCTTACTCGGTTGGttgacaattataag TCAGAGGACCCACCACTATCAGTTTTGCACATTCAATATCCTGAGTGGCCTGACCATGGAGTTCCCACTGACACTCTTGCTGTCCGTGAAATCTTGAAAAGAGTGTTACAAGTACCAGTAAATATTGGCCCAATACTGGTGCATTGCAG TGCAGGTATTGGGAGGACTGGAACATACTGTGCTATTCATAACACCGTCCAGAGAATCCTCATTGGGGACATGTCCGCATTAGACCTTGCTAATACCATATCTATGTTCAGGTCCCAGCGCATCGGAATGGTTCAAACCATG GACCAATATTTTTTCTGCTACAAAGCTATTGTTGATGAATTGAAAGAGCTCATCTCAGACTTCAGCAGTGAACACAGTTCAAAATG CTAG
- the LOC107891375 gene encoding protein-tyrosine-phosphatase PTP1 isoform X3: MAAAANPRSVYSGSNPPHPNRFVFSADPPPKISLTSDQFNYCSEALKLFSQKLQMPDEINREFSHLQANRITPSEMMRRCTVGFNGANLDKNRYSDVIPFDTNRVVLNSCKDYRPAAKGYINASFVTTSSSENISKFIATQGPLPHTYEDFWEMVIQCHCPVIVMLTRLVDNYKSEDPPLSVLHIQYPEWPDHGVPTDTLAVREILKRVLQVPVNIGPILVHCSAGIGRTGTYCAIHNTVQRILIGDMSALDLANTISMFRSQRIGMVQTMDQYFFCYKAIVDELKELISDFSSEHSSKWIPNRS; the protein is encoded by the exons ATGGCTGCCGCCGCTAATCCCCGCTCTGTCTACTCGGGTTCCAATCCTCCTCACCCCAACCGCTTTGTTTTCTCAGCCGATCCTCCTCCCAAAATCTCACTCACTTCCGATCAATTCAACTACTGCTCTGAGGCTCTCAAATTGTTCTCCCAAAAGCTCCAGATGCCCGACGAAATCAACCGTGAGTTCTCGCACTTACAG GCAAATAGGATTACACCTTCGGAGATGATGAGGAGATGCACAGTGGGTTTTAACGGTGCTAATTTGGACAAGAATCGATACTCTGATGTCATACCAT TCGACACGAACAGGGTAGTTCTTAATTCATGTAAAGATTACAGGCCAGCTGCAAAGGGTTATATCAATGCCAGCTTTGTCACG ACTTCTTCTTCTGAAAACATTTCTAAGTTTATAGCCACGCAAGGTCCATTACCTCACACCTACGAGGACTTCTGGGAGATGGTTATCCAATGCCATTGCCCTGTCATTGTGATGCTTACTCGGTTGGttgacaattataag TCAGAGGACCCACCACTATCAGTTTTGCACATTCAATATCCTGAGTGGCCTGACCATGGAGTTCCCACTGACACTCTTGCTGTCCGTGAAATCTTGAAAAGAGTGTTACAAGTACCAGTAAATATTGGCCCAATACTGGTGCATTGCAG TGCAGGTATTGGGAGGACTGGAACATACTGTGCTATTCATAACACCGTCCAGAGAATCCTCATTGGGGACATGTCCGCATTAGACCTTGCTAATACCATATCTATGTTCAGGTCCCAGCGCATCGGAATGGTTCAAACCATG GACCAATATTTTTTCTGCTACAAAGCTATTGTTGATGAATTGAAAGAGCTCATCTCAGACTTCAGCAGTGAACACAGTTCAAAATG GATTCCCAACCGAAGCTGA
- the LOC107892545 gene encoding pentatricopeptide repeat-containing protein At4g38150, which yields MSSMAMAKVRICRCLFSSKHSSSLSFFIRKAYFFSLRTFLNNSNPRISSSFYLPTATHSRFTVLSSPFSSSPRTPNHTKINTKVNFSPPDSDSEDEQEQKNDSKQEFDKSKFPPPYDPFNKKPVIEEVQDPKNLQQVFHNMRGDGLINNAVKMFDALSKDGLTHEALELFSEFKDKGQMPDVVAHTAVIEAYANAGQSKEALKSYMRMLASGVAPNAYTYTVLIKALAAADAKHLVDAKKYLMEMIGKGMRPNAPTYTAVFEAFARVEKMEEAKEFLGQMKEKGFVADEKDVRAVLSNKRGPVFRNVMSVLFDK from the coding sequence ATGTCATCCATGGCCATGGCTAAGGTAAGAATATGTCGTTGCCTTTTTTCATCTAAACATTCATCATCCCTGTCTTTCTTCATTAGAAAAGCCTATTTCTTCTCACTTCGAACGTTTCTCAACAACTCAAACCCCCGTATTTCCTCTTCATTTTATCTGCCCACTGCAACCCATAGTAGATTTACAGTACTCTCATCCCCCTTCTCTTCCTCTCCCCGCACCCCAAACCATACCAAAATTAACACCAAGGTCAACTTTTCTCCCCCTGACTCAGACTCTGAAGATGAACAAGAACAAAAAAACGATTCCAAACAAGAATTTGACAAATCCAAATTCCCTCCTCCTTACGACCCCTTTAACAAGAAACCGGTTATCGAAGAAGTGCAAGACCCCAAAAACCTGCAACAAGTGTTCCACAATATGAGAGGAGACGGCCTAATCAACAATGCTGTTAAGATGTTCGATGCATTGTCAAAAGACGGACTGACCCATGAAGCATTGGAACTTTTTTCAGAGTTTAAAGATAAGGGCCAGATGCCGGACGTTGTTGCTCATACAGCAGTTATTGAAGCTTATGCCAACGCGGGTCAGAGTAAAGAAGCTCTCAAAAGTTATATGCGGATGTTGGCATCTGGGGTTGCACCCAATGCTTACACTTATACTGTTCTCATCAAAGCTCTTGCCGCTGCTGATGCTAAACATCTTGTGGATGCAAAAAagtatttgatggagatgataggGAAAGGGATGAGGCCTAATGCACCTACTTACACGGCGGTTTTTGAGGCGTTTGCGAGGGTGGAGAAGATGGAGGAGGCCAAGGAGTTTTTGGGGCAGATGAAGGAGAAGGGATTTGTGGCTGATGAGAAGGATGTGAGAGCGGTTCTTAGTAATAAGAGAGGGCCAGTATTTCGAAACGTTATGAGTGTTCTGTTTGATAAATGA